The Oncorhynchus kisutch isolate 150728-3 linkage group LG8, Okis_V2, whole genome shotgun sequence DNA segment CTAGGGTGAGCAGGATCTGGGATGAGTAGGATCTGGGGTGAGCTGGACCTGAAGTGAGCTGGATCTAGGGTGAGATGGATCTGCGGTGAGCTGGATCTAGGGTGAGCTGGACCTGAAGTGAGCTGGATCTGGGGTGAGCTGGATCTGGGGTGAGCTGGATCTAGGGTGAGCTGGATCTGGGGTGAGCTGGATCTGGGGTGAGCAGGATCTGGGATGAGTAGGATCTGGGGTGTGCTGGACCTGAAGTGAGCTGGATCTAGGGTGAGATGGATCTGCGGTGAGCTGGATCTAGGGTGAGCTGGATCTAGGGTGAGCTGGACCTGAAGTGAGCTGGATCTGGGGTGAGCTGGATCTGGGGTGAGCTGGATCTGGGGTGAGCTGGATCTAGGGTGAGCTGGACCTGAAGTTAGCTGGATCTAGGGTGAGCTATATCTAGTGTGAGCTGGATCTAGGGTGAGCTGGATCTGGGGTGAGCTGGATCTGGGGTGAGCTGGATCTGGGGTGAGCTGGATCTGGGGTGAGATGGATCTGGGGTGAGATGGATCTGGTGTGAGCTGGATCTGGGGTGAGCTGGATCTAGGGTGAGCTGGATCTAGGGTGAGCTGGATCGAGGGTGAGCTGGATCTGGGGTGAGATGGATCTAGGGTGAGATGGATCTAAGGTTAGCTGGATTTGGTGTGTGTAGTAGAGGGAGCATGGCAGTATTGACGCTGATAAATCAGTCCAGTAACTCCAGTTGGACCAGTGTATGCTGTGCTGTTACTATTgtgttggtgatggtggtgtgtccAGTGGGAGATCCAGCTCTACAAGATATCCTAGCGCCGCTGTAGAAACACATCAGACAGATTAAACcccaggaaaaacagcacttttCACAGTTTTACATCCCACTGAGCACCGTTTGCTTTCTCTTCACACATTTTGCCGAACAGatcacactcagacacactctctatacctgccacacacacagactgcatATACAGGGAGTGAGGCATTAGAGAGGATTTGCCCTACATCTGAAGCCAAGTGTGAGACTCAGGCTTGATTTGTCTCTGATTGATTCCAGTGTATGTGGGGTTTGGTGGTCTGAGCTGTACATGTGTGTTGGTGCAAAAAGGGGAGACTTGAGTCTGGTCTGGCCAGTATTCTTGTTTTGAGGTTCTCACTTGGCTAGTGTTCAGTCTTGAGTCTGGTTTGGCCAGTGAGTCTGTGGGAGAGAGTTGGTGTCATGTGAGACGATGTGGGTTATGACTCCCATCACAACAATTCACATGGGGGGCCTTGCCCCAGTCATGCTGGGACATTTATTAAGCATACACTGAAGGACCGGTCAGCCAGCCAGAACAACACATCCTGAAAGCTCACGGAGACACAGTGTCCTATGTTCATGTGAATAATCAGGTCCTTGTACAAGGACCTTCGGTGATTGGCTTCAGCGCCAATTACTATCAACAGAGAACAGCACAAACAATTCCAAACATTTAGATAGCTGATGGATTGACAAGTATGACAAAGATGTGGGTTACAGAGACTCTAAATATGCAGCTTTGATATGACAGAAACTCAAAAAATGATATGTTACTTAAATATTACAATTCTGATATACAGCATGAGCAtaccgtaccagtcaaaagtgtgaacacacctactcattccagggtttttctttatttttactattttctacattgtagaataatagtgaagacatcccaactatgaaataacacacatggaatcatgtagtaaccaagaaagtgttaaacaaatcaaaatatattttatatttgagattcttcaaaatagccaccctttgccttgatgagagctttgcacactattggtattcgctcaaccagcttcattaggtagttacctggaatgcattcaaATTAatgtatgccttgttaaaagttaatttgtggaatttctttccttcttaatgcatttgagccaatcggttgtgttgcgacaaggcaggggtggtatacagaagccaTTTTACACCCCCTGTCTCCCGTTCATAAGAACTGCATCCTGCCCACTAAAAGACCCACGCTCCACCAAGCCTCAGGCCACCCTTCtcatctccatccatccatccgtccgtCTGACACTCTCTCCCATTAGAGCTGGACACCACAGAGTTACCACTTTCTATCACATCAAAAACATGGTGGAAAAAAATTTGTGTGTGGTTTTAACCGCAAGATGGGTAGCTTCTTCTTCAACTgccctgttggttaagggcttgtaagtaagcatttcacagtaaagtctacactcttggttaagggcttgtaagtaagcatttcacagtaaagtctacacttgttgtattcggcgcatgtgaccaacAGAGTTTTTGTTTATTCTTGTTATCTGAGGTTCCTTTGAGAAACACTGCTGTTTTTTGTCTTCTTTATGGGTAAAGTTGTTATATCACATGACCCTAAAACATTACTCAACATCTCTGCACGACATGGCGAGAGAAGCTAGTACTAACCCCTcgtatgtatgtacagtaactATCAGTCTAAACGTGACCTGTTAATTAATATgcgtggtctgtctgtctgtctgtcaccacaGGACCTGGTCAACACTGCAGCCAGCACCGTCTTCTTCTTCCTGGCTTCTGTGGTCCTGGCTGCTCTCAACCACAAGTCCGGTGCCGAGATCGCAGCAGTGGTGGGTTCCCCCTGTCCCGCCCCACTGCATCCTTATCCTGGTCACTCCCCTCGTGACCCCCTGACCCGGGCCTTCTCTGGAATGACCACCCTGTTTATCAGTCTGTCTCAGGTGTACACCACTGAAACATGGGCTGAGGTCTTTCTCCTTTCACCCCCTCGTCCTCTCTTCCCTTACTCCCCGCTCTCTGTGAAAGAGTTCTTTGATCCGTTATTGTGCCACGCAAAGAACAGTGGCTGGTGTTACATGACCCActggatttctgttgtttgaagaGTTGCCTACATGTATCTAAAATATACATCAGGGAGCTTTACTACAAAATGTGATGTTCAGAGGTATGTTCAATAATCAAATCGAATGCAAGACATTTAGCGATTAGCTATACAAGCCTCCCTGAAGTTTTTCTGTTGATTTTCTTTTCTTTGTCTGTCCACGTTATACTGCATTTCCTGTTAACTGCTGCCTCCCTGTGGAAGGTAGCCTGAACTGCATTTCACCAAGTCAATATGGCATTTCCTCCCCACCTACGGTATAATAAATCCAAAATAGAATTTTGGATTTAAGTTGCTTGACAGTGTGAGAGGTTTGACGATCGGTTGGCCAGGCAGTAATTGGCCAGCCCAGGTGCAAAGTGTTCATGTTCAGGGAAAGTGCTGGGAGCTTGATGATGTGTGAGCAGAGCCACAGTGAATGTTCATGGCTCCATTGGCCACCCTGCTGCTGCCACATCCACACTATTTACTGACTCAGTCCCTCCCTGGAGGTTATGAGCTGATTTCTGATTCCTGTCCTGTCAGCTCTGAGCTGTGACATGGACGTTTACTCTGGAGTTCAGCCCCAATCCcctggttggagagagagagagagaggtcacaccTCATTGGTTTCTCTCTCGTTTTGCTCTGTTTCATTCTCTTTTTCGCTctatcttttctctttctctcggtctctttctcttTTGACTATTAACCCTCTTTGTAACCCTCAGCCTAATTTTGATGTCTCTCCCTTTCGTTCCTTGCACCGCTCCCTCCATGATCTCTTGCAGATGATGTGAATTGTCTGGCAAGGCTGACTTGTTTCCTTACACATAAGAAAGCATGCAAGTCCTCGCACACACGGCTGGTCCCTTGATTCCTGTGGTTGTGCATGAGGCTGGATCAGCAGAACTGTGTACTACAGGCGCCCGGCCGGTGGCCTGGGGATTTGTGCTGAGTCGTTTATGGTACAGATGTTCTCAGTAGGAAGTTTCTATTAAACATCCTGGGCTTTTTTCAGGCCTGGAAGGGGCCAGTGAAAAGCCCTGGGCTCTCCtgctggggagggatggagggagccgTGGGAGGTGTGTATTTGTTGAATCTCACTCTTGTCTATTTCTTTAGGGGCGTAGACTGTATAAAGGGCTGCGATTTGGAGAGGGATTAGACACGTTGTGTGTGACTGTTTAATCAGCCAAATGTCTTGCTGTAATTATACAGTAGTCCCTATTTGAGATTTACTACTGGGACTATTAGGAAGGACTGGAGGGAGGTGTCATTTCCTCCTGTACTACTTGGAAACCCACATTTATTTTAAGATCATAGTAACAGAAATTCTGTTGTGTTGAATCATGTTTCTGTAACTTCCTGTGAAGGTCTTTGGCTTCCTGGTGACGTGTGTGTACGCTGTGAACACCTTCCTGGCGGTGAAGAGATGGCGTATGGGTGATGGGCGCTCAGTGGCGGTCCAGACCAGTGAGTACATGCGAGCCCGCACTGCCTCccggggagagatggaggcacGGCCTGACCTGGCCTGATGGAGTTGACATTCTGAGACCAAGACTGACATTTAGGGCTTCTATCTTACCATACCCTCTCTCCGACTACCCCCTAGTGACATAACCAATCACCGTACCCACTCCATGGATGAGCACTGCAGCCTCTTTACTTGTGGGTCTCGCTTGGCGAGAGTCCCCCAAGGCCTGGACCCAGAGCCCTATCCCTCTGAGTGTACCAATACACAGACTGGCTCAGAGATCTACCTCTGTCGACGGTCATCAAGAGCATTGATTtgatatgaatgaagtgtttttcTGGTTTTGAATTCAGCGTGGTTTGAAATCTTGCACCAGTGTTTGGTAAATGCTCTTGACTGTGTGACTTGGTATCTATGGCCACCAGCACGTACTGTACAGGTTTTGGTGGTTGTTTTATTTGCAATACATACAGGTAGCACTGTGTTTAGATATggacttttttttttaacactataGATCTGACACACAAAGAgaacaacaatttaatcaattcaattgattgattttttTAAAAACGTGAACTTGAAAAAAAAGGACCAAAAGCTTAGGCCTATTCGTTACGGCGGATCAACCGCTTATTAAGTTTTTATGAACTCCGATACTCCTGAAACACATTCCCAACACAGTTCAGTTCCACAATGCCATTACAGttcagttgtctctctctctgtagaataTGTAAAGTAACCCTCCTCAGTGTATCTCACTAATACACAACAACCGAACCACATGGACGTTTGAAGGAAGATTGAAGGTATTtgttttttactattttgttttaTTGAAGGACTTTTGATTGACAGtttcttcagaaaatattcacaccctttgacttattccacattttgttgtgttacagtctgaattcaaaatggatgaaatagattttgtctcacccatctacacacaataacccgtaatgacaaagtgaaaacatgtttttacattttttttggtgctaatttattgaaattcaggctgtaacacaactaaatgtggaaaaggtaaagaggtgtgaatactttttgaaggcaatGTAGTTGGTGTGGGTGCTATTTGTAAACGGTTAAAGAGTATGAATGTGATGTGTATAAGCGTTGTACCTATAGTATATCTGGCCTAGTGAGTGACAGACAAATTGCACAGTGGTACATTACTAACATGGTGGTACGTTTGATAATTGAGCGAAATACTGATAAACGGGTGCTGGTCGAGGTCAGCGTCCATAGCACATCTCAGGTATTGGCTGACTCATCATTTATGATCTATTGTCTGTTTGAAACTTAAATGTGGCCGCCTTAATAATTGGGTCCACGGCATACTCATTCACAGAATGGCGCACCAATGTATCTCAGTTGAATGTGTGATCTTATTTATCTTATATAGCATACATAATCACATATCTTATTTCATAAAACACCCTCGCAGTCAATTTAACttcctggatttttttttgtttGGTACAGACAAATAGAGCAAGGAACATTGAATTCACATTTATGGAGATGTAGCCTGTTCATATGTGCAAGTTTGTACTGAATGTGTCTCGGATGAAGGACTTTTAGAAATGTTGACGTGTTCGTTCTGGTCTTTGTATTTTTTGTTCTAAATAGTATTGTGTGTTTACATCTACACAACATTGTGATTCCGGGTGTTCTGTATCCCACTGACCCTGCtggtgatactgtatgtatatgtggatTATGGTAAAGATACCCTCAGAGGAACTGCTCATGGTGGATGCTTTATGTGTACTGAAGTGCACCCACTCCTAGTTGTGGGACATCTtacaaatgttttaaaagatgCCATCTTTGTCAAAGTGATCATATTTTGTGTTCAGAGTTGATGAACCAATATTCTTTGTGAGGACAGTGGGAACAAACTTAAGGCCTAACTCCATTAATGACTTTGTAGGTGAGGGCAGGGACATTGCACATCTCAAATTGCAGATTTAATTTGAATGAATTGACCGTAATCACTGTTGATTATGATTGAAACTGTGTGAAGAATAGACAATCAAATGTGTGTATTTATGTCTCTCTATTCAGGACTCGGTTGATTGTTTTAAGTCGTATATTATGCCTTGACTTCACAGTAGTGGATCCATCTCCTTTATCTAGCAATACATTATGCTCTAACATACAGTAATAGGCCATGTGAGTGCATATGTAATCCTTGCTTTAACTAGTAGTGAAATGACGTGACTATAGTGGAACAATACAAGTTAATGCTTCGTGATGTCCTTAACAATCCAGAGCACTCTGTAAATATAACCTAATATTTTGAGATGGGTGTATTTATCTTACAGTAACGTCCTTAAAACAACTTTACCGACAGTGCTTCGTGCAGAGGTTATTGCTTGTGTCAAGGTTTTGAACCACTCAACATCTGAAATGGCTTATCATAAAGTGAAGACTTAACTGCTCTTTATCTTTTTTAAGGTTTGACCTTGATTTTCTTAAATGCTCTGTCACTGATACAAGTATTTATTGTACTCTAGGAAGCAGTATTAAAGTCTGTATTGTTGTATGTAAAGAATTTTCTGTAGATttaacaaaactatagtttgtggtgACAAACTTGTCTCAAAATAAATGGGTTTGGAAATACTGTTGAACATGtcttcatttttttattaaacaaATTAAAGCTTACAAATAGCTGAAAATCAACTGATTTCTTTCTTATTTTCTTTACATGACCTGCAAATTGACAAATGTTTGATGTACAACCTGGTAAGAAAACCCTTCTGAATAGGAGAACATTTTGAGGTACCATTTTCAATAATTGAATGCAGTAATACCCCATTTGCAGTTTACATTTCAAACACAATCACAAAAGTCTCCCAGTGCTTCTCCGTGATTAAAAGCTTTCGGAATTGGAAGAAAAGAGAAGACAATATTCTGCTGACAAATCAAATTCAAACAGGAAGTTGCCATTTAGGAAGTAGCTAAGTGCCGTGCACAGTCAGTCTTCTCAGCTCAGTGAATAGATCTATCACAAAATGATTTTAACGCTAGGATATCACATCAGATACAGCAACATTTTCAATAAAGGACaccagaaaaagaaaaatcaAGCAAAGCAAGTATGATGATCGGACAGACGGTGTAACCAGCCAACCAGCTGCCAATCTTTTCAATTGTGTAAAAATGTAGTGTCATCTGTTCCCCATGCTCCTCTTGGTATTATGGAGGCTGAGCAACTGTAAACCAATAGCCATCACTAAAAATACCACAGTTCATTCACAGCTTCAGAAATGTATTTCAGGGTTTGGGCAATTTTAGAGCATTTGGAAAATAATAATGTAACTGTAATTGATCATTTGTATGTGCCAACATTCCAAAGCGCTAAAGACCTGTTTTCACGTCGGTTTAAAATGAAATGTGAATCCTTCGGGATGCCGTTGACGTCTGCAGAATGGATGTCTTCCTGCCAGGCATGGTGGACACATGGTCCCTGGGCTAGAACCTCTTCAGTCCGAGTCAGAGTCGGAGTCATTGTACTCTATAACacagaagagaaaaaaaaacttttacaCTGAGGGTATAAGCAATgcatgtctttgtctgtctgtgcctATCCCTTTCAAAGAGGGAAGTGAAGGCCTGTGGTCTCTGCCCTCCTTATGCAATGATCAGGAATTAAATTTAGAGATTAATATAAAGTCTATATAATCGTGGAAGCCAATCGTGATAGGTAAAAACACATACAACATAGATGATTAAAGAGTTAATATAAATGTTATTAACATAGTACCAACTAGGTTGTGATCAGATACAGTTTCATGGCAAATGAGAAATCATAATTCAGATGTTACCATGTTTTGTTTATTGAATAGATTAGCTACTCAGCATGGTCAGAACGAAGCACAATCTGCAAAGATTATCACAGACGATGTGCTGACTCCCCAAACACACTCCATGAGTATTCACTCCCACTGACCTATGGGACCCTTGGCTGAGTGAACTTGAGCCATGTCGTCCACAATGTGGCTTATGATTTCTATCAGCAAACTGCAAGTTTATTTGTTTTCCTAAACTGCCCAAACAAATTTTATTAGAACTGACAGAAACAAAAACCCTGAATGGAGGGTCAGCACTAAGTTCTCATTTCTATATTTCCTGTAGCCATTTTGTGGGAAGAACAGGGAAGGACGGAATGTTTCTGAGGAGTATACAGTATGCAGCATAGGCGACAACATGTAGATTTACATCAGACTATATACAAGACATTATTTGAAAGAACGCTTTACCTGAGGTTCTTGGTGGCTCGTCACCTGAGTCCCCTCCTTGTTTGAGGAAATTAGCCAAGTCATTAAAGATGAAGTAAAAATCTAGAGCAAAAACAATGGTGGCAATGAACCCAAACACCTGGAGGGAATGGAAGAAAAGAAAACCTTTGATATCAACATGAAACAGCTAGTAAATCCAGAAGGGGGTGAATTGTCTGACAGAAGCTAGCTGTAACATGATATCCAGACACAATGAAGTAATGCAGCGGAGTAACCAGACACGACTTCTGAGTTCAACCTTAACTTCAGAGTTCAATGGGTATACTGTACATCAGGGGTGTCAAAGTCATTCCATGGGAAGCCTAGTGTCTacaggtttgtttttgtttttgcctttCAATTAAGAGCTCGACAACCAGgtgtggggagttccttactaattaaaGACCTAAATTCAACAATCAaggacaagggaggagcgaaaacacacaaacactcagcCCTTGGTGGAATGAGTTGGACGCCTGTGCTGTAAATGCTGAGGAGATACAACTCCGATGGTGGCATGGGCTTGATGAGAGATGTGTGGATTAGTGTCAAAGAGCTTTTCTTACCCCTGCTGCTTTAGAGGCCCCGTCTGTGAACTTGGAAACTGATATTATGGAGATGATAAAAAAGATAATGGACGCACTGACACAGCGCAGAAAATCCTAAAAGAGAGATAGTACAAATTAAAATGTAGTTTTCACATTTGTTTTAAAATTGGCTATCATCCCTACTGTACCCAAGTGGACTAtaaatatactgagtgtacaaaacattatgaacacctgctctttccatcagatagactgaccaggtgaaaactatgagcccttattgatgtcactcattaaatccacttcaatccctTCAATCAGTCCActctggctcccgagtggcgcagcggtctaaggcactgcatctcagtgtaagagggGTCACTACAGTCCCTAGTTTGAATccaaacaattgagacatggattgcgtaTATGtgtcattcagaaggtgaatgggtaagacaagattgaagtgcctttgaattgTGGTAGGTggtagaaatgtttttttttcacgctcaacagtttcctgcttgtgtcaagaatggtccaccacccaaaggacatccagccaacatggtCACAACCGTGGGAACgtcagagtcaacatgggccagcaaccCCTGTGGAATggtttcgacaccttgtagagtccatgccccaacgaattgaggctgttctgagggaaaagtgGGTGCAAATCAATATTggtaaggtgttcttaatgtcttgtacactcagtgtatactcaCCATGAGGGGGAAGTGGAATCCCTTAAATCGCTCATTGAATTTGGTGGAATAGgcaaaaaggaggaagagggcaG contains these protein-coding regions:
- the LOC109895506 gene encoding CKLF-like MARVEL transmembrane domain-containing protein 3 → MGDIEAPGTTGPRQSVLQTILPIAKVFASSRKGQLLIAEVALSLIAFICFVASTAAAFVTAPLIEFLAALFLLFAYSTKFNERFKGFHFPLMDFLRCVSASIIFFIISIISVSKFTDGASKAAGVFGFIATIVFALDFYFIFNDLANFLKQGGDSGDEPPRTSEYNDSDSDSD